In one Oryza glaberrima chromosome 2, OglaRS2, whole genome shotgun sequence genomic region, the following are encoded:
- the LOC127762548 gene encoding heat shock protein sti1 homolog: MTDEEFCEAMLDMGKFQGREAVKNKDYRGAMHIYTKAIALNTRDASLFSNRSLCWLKLGEGEKALIDAEACRMMQPNWPEACYRQGAALMLLKDCKNACSSFLDGLKLEPENVEMNNALREALQSLKMSGSVDMEPLD; encoded by the exons ATGACG GATGAAGAGTTTTGCGAAGCTATGCTTGATATGGGAAAATTTCAAGGCCGTGAAGCAGTCAAGAATAAAGATTATCGTGGTGCCATGCACATTTATACCAAG GCTATTGCTCTCAATACTAGAGATGCATCTTTGTTCTCAAATAGGAGCCTTTGTTGGCTGAAATTGGGTGAGGGGGAGAAGGCTTTGATAGATGCTGAAGCTTGCAGGATGATGCAACCAAACTGGCCAGAAGCCTGCTACCGTCAAGGAGCTGCTCTAATGTTACTGAAG GATTGCAAAAATGCATGCAGCTCATTTCTTGATGGTCTCAAGTTGGAGCCAGAGAATGTTGAGATGAATAATGcattaag GGAGGCTTTGCAATCCTTGAAGATGTCAGGCAGCGTTGATATGGAACCTCTGGATTAA
- the LOC127762549 gene encoding uncharacterized protein LOC127762549, producing MARVLDEGDGRRLGDKVGAVKDSNGVRALHLAAGRGSLPVCGYLLEELRVDIDAVEDRGETALTFAINSGNADMVRYLLDHGADTEKLNNDGLTVLHFASGEGNS from the exons ATGGCGAGGGTGCTGGACGAGGgggacggccgccgcctcggcgacAAGGTGGGGGCCGTGAAGGACAGCAACGGCGTCCGCGCgctgcacctcgccgccggccgtgggAGCCTGCCCGTTTGCGGGTACCTGCTCGAGGAGCTTCGTGTGGATATTGACGCCGTCGAGGACAGAG GTGAAACGGCCTTGACATTTGCGATCAATTCCGGGAATGCGGACATGGTGCGGTATCTTCTTGATCATGGAGCTGATACTGAAAAGCTCAACAACGATGGACTTACTGTTCTCCATTTTGCTTCTGGCGAAG GGAATAGTTAG